A window of Pan paniscus chromosome X, NHGRI_mPanPan1-v2.0_pri, whole genome shotgun sequence genomic DNA:
AAACTATGAAGAATGTCAACTCAGCTGAAATAGAATGAAACTTGCATCAAATCAAGGGAGAATATGAAGAACTGACTAAGAGATAAATCAAAAGTATCCAGGAATGGAAAAAAAGGGTTATGAAAGGATGAGTAGTGAACTCTAGCACTGTCAGAGTTCaatcagagaaacagaatccCTTGGAGATGGAACCACAGTTCCAGCTGAGTGAAACTGACATACGACAAATCCATCACAACCCTGCATCACTTTTAATGGAATAACTGAGGCTAAGCAAGTGTGGAGTTAGAATTCTCAAActaacaacgacaacaacaacaaaaaaatcttgaaggtgggaaaaacaaaaacaggaaatataAATACTAATTTCCTCAACTTCATAGTGGAGAGGACATCTGCCTGAACCtgataaatcaagaaatagagGCTTGAGTATATCACTTAAGATTATAAATGTAAATACTACAAGATCTAAAAACACACATAAACTTTTCAAGTTATCACAGTGAAAGCATGAAACACAGACCAAAGAAAACAGACCCTATATCAAAAGATAAACCATGGTAATGAATTTAAgaccaaaacacatttattttgtcaataaacataaatgaaataagctcACCTACTGAAAGAAAGATGCCCTTAGTTTGTATTTAAAACATGTCCCAAATATGTGATGTACAAAATAAATCTGTCTAAATAATTACTCAAAAATattgaaagtaaaatgatgaGCAGAACATAACATGCAAATGGGAACAGAAAATAAGACCAAAAGCATTATATTAGACATTGGGGGCCATTTAACAATAATAAGGAATATAAGCCACAATGAAAATATAACAGTTGTGAATCTTACTGTATCAAGTAACAAAccatcaaagcaaaacaaaaatgggaAAAGTATAAGAAGAAACAGGTAATAAAAAGACTCACGCTTTAATACATGGCAGATAAGTATAAAAAAGTTAGGCTAAGGTAAAAATAGGTATGTCAAACTCTATACCGTGAACACAGAAGACAATATTTTTTCAAGTGCCCATGGGACTTAAAGTCACAGTAAATTCCCAAGAGAAGACTAGCAAACTAAGTAAAAACTACctgaaatttagaaatttatctTAATCACACCTTGGATCAATTTAATTCAAACCTGTGATTTCAGTAGATCTAAAAATTATGATGATGAAATCATTTTACTGAGATAATGTTTAAAGTTTTGCTAAAAGAAAAATGCACTGCCTTAGGCAGTTATgcaaatacaaatggaaatagaTTAGTTGAGTATTAAACTTAAGTGAGaaaagaactgtaaaataattaagaaatgatGACGTAATTAGTAAGGATATaggcagaaaataataaattagaaaaaacaaaactagatcTGCTAAATCCAagagctcttaaaaaaaaaatcaaaggtcgAACAATGAGAAAAAGCATCTAAAGACAATTAGCAATCAGATTGGGGAATGACAATTgataacagagaaaataaaaacaattataagtGTTGTTtgctcatctccacaaaaaaaatttcaaaaccctgtataaatataagaaaataaaaatagctgaaaTTAACCCAAGAGGCAatcaaaaaaatctaaataggCAAATAATTACAATGGGAGAAATTAAGAAAGTTGATAAGGAAcgccctttctttttcttttgagatggagtctcgctgtgttgcccaggctgtagtgcagcggcatgatctaggctcactgcaacctctgcctcccaggttgaagcgattctcctgcctcagcctcccgagtagctaggattacaggcatgagccaccacgcccagctaatttttgtatttttagtagagaaggggtttcgccatgttggctaggctggtctcaaactcctgacctcaagtgaccctcctgccttggcctcccaaagtgctgggattacaggtgtgggattgctgtgcccggcccagctactctggaggctgaagcaggagaatcactcgaacccaggaggcggaggttgcagtgagccgagatcgggcgccactgcactccagcctgggcgacggagcgagactccgtctcaaaaaaacaaaaaatccttagTAAAAGTAGGAATAGCTGCATACATCATAATAGCACAACACTTCGCATTCCTATTAAAGGACAAGACAAATTCTACTATCAACTATTACTGATATTAAATGTCGTATAGGTGCaattaaataagagaaaaaagcatAAAAGGAGTAGGCTTTTTTGGCAGATACTGTTATATGGGATGGACAGGAGGGGAAGACATGAAAATCaactaaaatgaaatacataaaaaatcagtaaagaGCCTGCTTACGAAAGTGGAAAAACAACAGCTGGGCGGGGTCGCAGGGTGGCGAACGTGAACACGTGGGCATGTGCGTGTGTACGTGGGCACGTGCACGTGCTTTTGGGGCCGACAGACGCGCCAGTTGCCTAGGCGCATGCGTCTGGCTATCCCAGAAGCACCTGCGCCTTCCGGCTCGTGCTTACCTCAGGCTCGCGCCTTTCTCGGCAGTTCGCGCCTTTCTCGGCAGCTCGCGCCTTTCTCGGCAGCTCGCGCCTTTCTCGGCAGCTCGCCCCTTCCTCGGCAGCTCGCCCCTTCCTCGGCAGCTCGCCCCTTCCTCGGCAGCTCCCACCTCACTCTCCTCAGCGTTCTTTCTCCCACGGTCTTCCCGTTGCTGCTAACCTAACTAACTCTCAGCCATGGCCTCCAACGAAGATTTCTCCATCACACAAGACCTGGAGATCCCGTCAGATATTGTGGAGCTCCACGACATCAATGTGGAGCCCCTTCCTATGGAGGACATTCCGATGGAAAGCGTCCAGTACGAGGATGTGGATGGCAATTGGATCTACGGTGGCCACAGCCATCCGCCTCTGATGGTGTTGCAGCCGCTCTTCACGAACACGGGCTATGGCGACCACGACCAGGAAATGCTTATGTTGCAGACACAAGAAGAAGTGGTGGGCTATTGCGACTCAGACAACCAGCTAGGCAACGACTTGGAGGACCAGTTGGCCCTCCCGGATAGCATTGAAGACGAGCACTTCCAGATGACCCTGGCCTCTCTGTCGGCCTCGGCggcatcaacatcaacatcaaccCAGAGCCGCAGCAAAAAGCCCAGCAAAAAGCCCAGCGGCAAGAGTGCCACCAGCACTGAGGCCAACCCGGCAGGCAGCAGCTCCAGCGAGGGCACGAGGAAGTGGGAGCAGAAGCAAATGCAGGTCAAAACGCTGGAGGGTGAGTTTTCCGTGACTATGTGGTCCCCTAACGATAACAATGACCAAGGGGCAGTGGGTGAAGGCCAGGCTGAAAACCCACCTGATTATTCCGAGTA
This region includes:
- the YY2 gene encoding transcription factor YY2; protein product: MASNEDFSITQDLEIPSDIVELHDINVEPLPMEDIPMESVQYEDVDGNWIYGGHSHPPLMVLQPLFTNTGYGDHDQEMLMLQTQEEVVGYCDSDNQLGNDLEDQLALPDSIEDEHFQMTLASLSASAASTSTSTQSRSKKPSKKPSGKSATSTEANPAGSSSSEGTRKWEQKQMQVKTLEGEFSVTMWSPNDNNDQGAVGEGQAENPPDYSEYLKGKKLPPGGLPGVDLSDPKQLAEFTKVKPKRSKGEPPKTVACSYSGCEKMFRDYAAMRKHLHIHGPRVHVCTECGKAFLESSKLRRHQLVHTGEKPFQCTFEGCGKRFSLDFNLRTHLRIHTGDKPFVCPFDVCNRKFAQSTNLKTHILTHVKTKNNP